CAGGCCGTCAGCGGGTCGTCCGGCGCGACGGTGCGGCGGTGCTGAGCCACCGTGTCGAGCGTGGCGGCGTCGAGGACGGTCAGGCGGTAGCCGCTCTGGCTGGCGGATCGTGCGGTGCGTTCGGCGAGGACGAGCCGGGTCCCGTCGGCGCTGACGTCGAGCCGGCCCCAGAACACATCGGCCACGACCGCACCGGTCAACTCTCGCTGGAGCAGGATCTCGCCGGTGCCGGCATCGGCGATCGCGACGCTGGCGAGCCAGCCCTGGCCGAGCTGGCGCGCCCAGTAGAGGTACAAATGCGAGCCGTCCGGTGCCACCGCCAGCGAGGTGGAAATGGCGGGCTCGTCGGCGCTGCCGACGTAGACCGACGCGCGGATGTCGCCAAGGTCCACGGCGTAGAGCGGCCGGCCGCTGAGACCGTCGCTCAGCTCCACGGTCAGGTGCCAGGTGCCGCCGTACTCGGGTGTGACCGGGCCGCGCGGGGTGAGCCGGGTAGTCGCCAGCCACCAGTGGTTGCCCGCGTGGAGGAGATCCTCGCCGCTCAGGGTCGCGAGGCTGCCGGTATCGGGGTCGAGCCGGTAGTAGGCCCCCCAGGAGTCGCCGGGCAGGAAGAGGGGAGCCTCGGTCGTAGCGGGTGGGGTGCCGAGCGTCGGCGCGACGACGACGAAGTGGCTGGTCGTCGCCGTGCGGCCGGCGTCGTTGGTCACCTCCAGGTCGATCCACCAGCGCCCCGCCTGGTTCAGGGCCAGGGAGACTTGATACCAGCCGGGGTCGTCGAGGGGGCGACCGACGGCGATGAGAACCGGGTCGGGCCGAGCGCCGGAGGTGGTTGCCGCTGGGCGCAGCGCCGCGACCGGACGCAACCCGGTGAGCGGCGTGCCCTCGTCGTCCACGACGCTGAAGCGGACGGTGGCGACATCGCCGACCGCCGGATTGGTCGGCTCGACGGTCATCCCGGCGAAGCGCCAGCCGGTCGCCTCCGGCGGGCCCGGCATTGGCTCGCTCGCCGAGACGACCGGAGCGGCGACCACCAGCAGCAGTACCGCCACTGCCAGTGCCCGCAACGTGTGAAGCCCGTGGAGCAGGCGCGCGACCATGCTCTCCCTCTCCGCGCCTCGAATCGGCCGGTCGCTCGTCTCCTCCTCAAACGGTCATTGGATTCAGCCGCCCGGCGCCGCCGCTCCGTCCCAGCGGCTGCGTGAGCGGGAAGGGGGCCGACCAGCGCCGGGGCCCTCCACCAGCCACCCCGGCGCCCGGCCTCTAGCCGAGCCGGTAGTCTCCCGTGTGCGCCTCCTCCAGGTAGCGTGCCACGAGTTGGATCGCTGCCTGGATGTCGTCCACGTTTGCCATCTCGTTCACGGTGTGGAGGTAGCGCGTCGGTGTCGAGATCGTGATCACCGGAACCCCGGCGCGGGCGCGCTGCATCGCCCCGGCGTCGGTGCCGCCGCGGCTCAGCACTTCGAGCTGGTACTTGATCCCGTGGCGCTCGGCCACATCGCGGAAGTGACGCACCAGCTTGTGATTCGGGATGTGGGACGAGTCGAATACCTTGATGGCCACCCCATCGCCGAGCCGGGTCACCTGCTCCTCCGGCTTGAACCCGGGGATATCACCGGCCAGCGTCACGTCGAGCGCCACGCCGATGTCCGGCTCCACGCCGAAGGCGGCCGTCTCCGCGCCGCGCAGGCCGACCTCCTCCTGGGTGGTCGCGACCGCGATAACCTCCGCCTCGTGGTCGCCGAGCGCTCGCAGCGCCTCGATCATGATGAAGACCGAGACGCGGTCGTCGAGTGCCTTGCTCATGACCGCGTTGCCGACGCGCTCCAGGGTCCGGTCGAGCGTCACCATGTCGCCGATATCGACCCGGGCGCGTACCTCCTCCGCCGGCAGGCCGAGGTCGACGTAGTAGTCGGTGATCTTGAACGGCTTGACCTCGTCGGGCTGGAGCACGTGGATCGGCTTGGAGTCGGGCTGGAGTGCGCCGCGGAGTGCATCGCCGTTCCTGGTGTGGACCAGCACCCGCTGCGCGGCCAGCATGCGTGCGTCGAATCCGCCCACGTTCTGGAGGCGAATGAAGCCCTTGTCGTCGATATGGCGGACCATGAACCCGATTTCGTCCATGTGTGCCGCCAGCATCACCCGTGGGCCGCCCCGGCCCTTCTTCGTGGCGATGACGTTGCCCAGCGCGTCGACCCGAATCTCGTCGACGAGCGGCTCGAGCTCGCGCACAACCACCTCGCGGACCTGCTCTTCGCGGCCCGGGATGCCGGGTGCCTCGCAGATACGCTTGAGCAGATCGACGTTGATCTCCATTGTCCCTCCCACCGCCAGCTCCGCTGGAAAAATCTCATGGACGCCATGATGCTAACAGCGCGACGATGCCACGTCAAAGGGACGCACCGCGCGAATGGTTCTCCCACACCGGGCCGACGATGCGGAAGACAGGGTGGCGCGGCGCCTCGGCGGCGAACGCCTCCAGGGAAGAATCCGGCGTGACATCGAAGAACGGGCGGACGATCGGGACCTCCTCCAGGTAGCGCTTCAGCACCGGCGCGCTCTCGGTCGGCCCCAGCACCTCGATGGTGACCGTCTCCAACTTACGCCCGCGGCTGAGCGTCACCTGGCCCGCCGCCCGCGCGTTGCGGACCCAGTTGACCGGGCCGTAGGGAGCAACCAGCCAGCGCTGACCGTTCTCCTCGACCAGACGCACCGGTGTCGAGTGCGGCCGTCCGGTGCGCCGACCGCGCACCGTCAATACGTAGGTGTCCCTGATGGGCACACCGACGGCCAGCATCGCCCGGACGAAGGCGTTGGCCAGCCGTCGTCCCAGGGTCATACGATAGGTCTGTGCCACCATCTACTCCTCGAATTTCCTCAGCTCGCCCGGCAAGACCGATTCCTCCAGAGACACCTATCGCACTGCGACAAGCAAACGGTGATGACGCGTGTGTCAGGATGGAGTGATCGTGCGGCCCATCCGTTGGGGGCGCTCGACGAAGGTATCACGGCGCCGCTCACTTGGCCATCGCCTCGTCGAGCCATCCCGCGCTCCTGTACCGCGCGAGGCGCATGACTCCGTCCCGGGAAACGGCTAGACTTGGCGCAGAATCCAGGAATTGGGCACGCGGCGAGGAGGAGGCATGCTCACGGCCGAGCAGGTGCGGCGACTGCGGGAGGACACGCCCGGCTGCCGGGAGGTGATCCACTTCAACAATGCCGGCGCGGCGTTGATGCCCCGCCCGGTGATCGATGCGACCATCGACCACCTCAAGCTCGAGAGCCGCATCGGCGGCTACGAAGCCGCGGATGCCGCAGAGGAGTTCATCGAAGGGGCGTACGACGCGGTCGCACGGCTGATCGGCGCCGAGCGCGACGAGATCGCCATCGTCGAGAACGCCACGCGTGCCTGGGATATGGCCTTCTATTCGATCCCGTTCAAGCCCGGCGACCGGATCCTCACCTCGATGTCCGAGTACGCCAGCAACGTCATCAGCTTTTTGCAGGTCGCCCGGCGCAGCGGAGTGACCGTCGAGGTCGTGCCGAACGATGAGCACGGGCAGATGTCGGTGGCGGCGCTGCGGGAGATGATGGACGACCGGGTCCGGCTGATCGCGGTCAGCCATATCCCGACCAATGGCGGGCTGATCCAGCCGGTGGCCGAGATCGGGAAAGTGGCACGCGAGGCGGGCGTTTTCTATCTGGTGGATGCGTGCCAGTCGGTCGGTCAAGTGCCGATCGACGTGCGGGCCATCGGCTGCGACATGCTGTCGGCGACCAGCCGGAAGTACCTGCGCGGTCCACGGGGCGTCGGCTTCCTCTACGTCCGCCGCGAGATCGTGGAGCAGATCGAGCCGGTCTTCCTGGACCTGCACGCGGCCACCTGGGTGGCACCCGATCGCTACGAGATCCGCGGCGACGCGCGTCGCTTCGAGAACTGGGAGTCGAACATCGCGGGCAAGATCGGGATGGGTGTCGCCGCTGCCTACGCCATGGCAGTCGGGGTCGAGGCGGGTTCCGCGCGTCTGCGATCGCTGGCTGAGATGTTGCGCCAACGGATCTGCGAGATCCCGGGCGGCGCGGTCCATGACCTCGGGGTCGAGCGCGGCGGGATCGTCAGCTTCACGCTGGATGGCGTGGACCCGGAGGCGAT
This genomic window from Sphaerobacter thermophilus DSM 20745 contains:
- a CDS encoding YncE family protein, with translation MVARLLHGLHTLRALAVAVLLLVVAAPVVSASEPMPGPPEATGWRFAGMTVEPTNPAVGDVATVRFSVVDDEGTPLTGLRPVAALRPAATTSGARPDPVLIAVGRPLDDPGWYQVSLALNQAGRWWIDLEVTNDAGRTATTSHFVVVAPTLGTPPATTEAPLFLPGDSWGAYYRLDPDTGSLATLSGEDLLHAGNHWWLATTRLTPRGPVTPEYGGTWHLTVELSDGLSGRPLYAVDLGDIRASVYVGSADEPAISTSLAVAPDGSHLYLYWARQLGQGWLASVAIADAGTGEILLQRELTGAVVADVFWGRLDVSADGTRLVLAERTARSASQSGYRLTVLDAATLDTVAQHRRTVAPDDPLTACVLPYPGPAGAIPGADPLHYSLCMPRGSLSQPALVIWDPIAGAVVHQVSLAAVAGDAPQYVDGVAAPDGRHFYAVNTATRHVAEIDLLDGNLLRTANLAPDPGDPPSTFDRFFDWIFGWVAPQAAAGVLIEPGVTIAPDGSSLYLVPASSGSNPGDGVLVIDTDSLQVVGHLLAGQPVAGVLVTPTGHLVVHEVGNADHDALSVLDPDGEMLLSLTLPGRGIRLGQGH
- a CDS encoding M42 family metallopeptidase; translated protein: MEINVDLLKRICEAPGIPGREEQVREVVVRELEPLVDEIRVDALGNVIATKKGRGGPRVMLAAHMDEIGFMVRHIDDKGFIRLQNVGGFDARMLAAQRVLVHTRNGDALRGALQPDSKPIHVLQPDEVKPFKITDYYVDLGLPAEEVRARVDIGDMVTLDRTLERVGNAVMSKALDDRVSVFIMIEALRALGDHEAEVIAVATTQEEVGLRGAETAAFGVEPDIGVALDVTLAGDIPGFKPEEQVTRLGDGVAIKVFDSSHIPNHKLVRHFRDVAERHGIKYQLEVLSRGGTDAGAMQRARAGVPVITISTPTRYLHTVNEMANVDDIQAAIQLVARYLEEAHTGDYRLG
- a CDS encoding nitroreductase family deazaflavin-dependent oxidoreductase: MVAQTYRMTLGRRLANAFVRAMLAVGVPIRDTYVLTVRGRRTGRPHSTPVRLVEENGQRWLVAPYGPVNWVRNARAAGQVTLSRGRKLETVTIEVLGPTESAPVLKRYLEEVPIVRPFFDVTPDSSLEAFAAEAPRHPVFRIVGPVWENHSRGASL
- a CDS encoding aminotransferase class V-fold PLP-dependent enzyme, whose translation is MLTAEQVRRLREDTPGCREVIHFNNAGAALMPRPVIDATIDHLKLESRIGGYEAADAAEEFIEGAYDAVARLIGAERDEIAIVENATRAWDMAFYSIPFKPGDRILTSMSEYASNVISFLQVARRSGVTVEVVPNDEHGQMSVAALREMMDDRVRLIAVSHIPTNGGLIQPVAEIGKVAREAGVFYLVDACQSVGQVPIDVRAIGCDMLSATSRKYLRGPRGVGFLYVRREIVEQIEPVFLDLHAATWVAPDRYEIRGDARRFENWESNIAGKIGMGVAAAYAMAVGVEAGSARLRSLAEMLRQRICEIPGGAVHDLGVERGGIVSFTLDGVDPEAIKQRLAAERINVTVSTVASTRYDMTARGLERVVRASPHYYNTEEEVDRLVEVVASMA